In Arcanobacterium wilhelmae, the following are encoded in one genomic region:
- a CDS encoding TetR family transcriptional regulator: MTQSARQSAVEQLLEGALSQRRLNTRSRLLEAGARLVVTNGILGTSVGDITKEAGFSRGAFYSNFRDMDHFVQTLAKEQWDQILGALEEAFKEPAGSVPATSSDDAEARARLAELGARIVAAIPLSRETSLLLTEFSTYLARAENKDTPLRAGADAFAAQLAEIIDTRLSTIGRRATLSTQDMVQVILAVAERSITQALTRGESNYTDLLVRTLPEILVRLTKPTTEETLTSAQAFTKRARARETLDPRSADEIFGYDADGLPS; encoded by the coding sequence GTGACACAGTCCGCCCGTCAAAGCGCAGTCGAACAGCTCCTCGAGGGCGCGCTCTCGCAGCGCCGTCTCAACACCCGCTCGCGCCTGCTCGAGGCAGGCGCACGCCTCGTCGTGACCAACGGGATCCTCGGCACCTCCGTCGGCGATATCACGAAAGAGGCCGGCTTTTCGCGCGGCGCGTTCTACTCCAACTTCCGCGATATGGACCACTTCGTCCAGACCCTCGCGAAGGAGCAATGGGATCAGATTTTGGGTGCGCTCGAGGAGGCTTTCAAGGAACCCGCCGGCTCCGTTCCTGCCACGTCTTCCGACGACGCCGAAGCGCGGGCCCGTCTTGCGGAGCTCGGCGCGCGCATCGTGGCGGCAATCCCACTTTCGCGCGAAACCTCACTTCTGCTCACCGAGTTTTCCACATACCTCGCACGCGCAGAAAATAAGGACACCCCGCTACGCGCCGGCGCAGACGCCTTCGCCGCCCAGCTCGCCGAGATCATCGACACCCGCCTCTCCACCATCGGCCGGCGCGCAACGCTCTCCACGCAAGATATGGTGCAAGTGATACTCGCGGTGGCCGAACGCTCCATCACGCAAGCCCTCACGCGTGGCGAATCGAACTACACGGACCTGCTCGTGCGCACGCTGCCCGAAATTTTGGTGAGATTGACGAAACCAACTACGGAAGAAACACTCACTTCCGCACAAGCATTCACCAAGCGCGCTCGAGCGCGAGAAACGCTCGACCCACGCTCTGCAGACGAAATCTTCGGCTACGACGCCGACGGCCTCCCATCGTAG
- a CDS encoding alpha/beta hydrolase fold domain-containing protein, translated as MVSIGGDARPYVDPELAALVEANPPDVNADFCVWREASEAAFVEPPLPAGYVRESRYVASFRLPTSAPQGASEPAEPAAHSEPEPTGRDVEVRVIAREGVPAGAVMFVIHGGGYVAGRAKFEDARCLELIAEFSEYLWPGGEKALVTAAPDYALAPDYPHPGGLEDTATALRAVFEWFEGVPVVLYGDSAGSGMIRQLLARLSDAELARLAGVIALEPCLSARMDTGSFETYAGAATWSREAAEFSWDAYFAPGTDRGVIEPPISQVSAGFPLVWIGVNPVDTLRDEGIAWYTALADAGAKVELHAFPGTFHGWLAGLGTRSWARVKESLRPFLADAVEEWEWRRG; from the coding sequence ATGGTCAGCATTGGGGGAGACGCCCGCCCGTACGTGGATCCGGAGCTTGCGGCGTTGGTGGAGGCGAACCCGCCGGACGTGAACGCGGACTTTTGCGTCTGGCGCGAGGCGAGCGAGGCGGCGTTCGTGGAGCCGCCGCTGCCGGCCGGGTACGTGCGCGAGTCGCGGTACGTGGCCAGTTTCCGGCTCCCGACGTCGGCGCCGCAAGGCGCGTCCGAGCCCGCCGAGCCGGCGGCGCATAGCGAGCCGGAGCCGACCGGGCGCGACGTCGAAGTGCGAGTGATCGCGCGCGAGGGCGTGCCTGCCGGTGCCGTGATGTTCGTGATCCACGGCGGCGGCTACGTCGCTGGGCGCGCGAAGTTCGAGGACGCGCGCTGCCTGGAGTTGATCGCCGAGTTCAGTGAGTACCTGTGGCCAGGCGGCGAGAAAGCGCTGGTCACGGCCGCGCCGGACTACGCGCTCGCGCCCGATTACCCGCATCCGGGCGGCCTTGAGGATACGGCGACGGCGCTGCGCGCGGTTTTCGAGTGGTTCGAGGGCGTGCCTGTGGTGCTGTATGGCGATTCGGCGGGCTCGGGCATGATCCGCCAGCTGCTCGCGCGCCTGTCCGACGCCGAGCTGGCGCGGCTCGCCGGCGTGATTGCGCTTGAGCCGTGCCTGAGTGCGCGCATGGACACGGGCTCGTTTGAAACGTACGCGGGTGCGGCAACGTGGAGCCGCGAGGCCGCAGAGTTTTCCTGGGACGCGTACTTTGCGCCAGGTACGGATCGGGGCGTGATTGAGCCGCCGATTTCGCAGGTCAGCGCTGGGTTCCCGCTCGTGTGGATCGGCGTGAATCCGGTCGATACCCTGCGCGACGAAGGTATCGCCTGGTACACCGCCCTCGCCGACGCCGGTGCGAAAGTTGAGTTGCATGCCTTTCCTGGCACGTTCCATGGCTGGCTTGCCGGGCTTGGCACGCGCTCATGGGCGCGTGTGAAAGAATCTCTACGCCCGTTCCTCGCCGACGCCGTCGAGGAATGGGAGTGGAGGCGCGGCTAG